The following are encoded together in the Streptomyces sp. NBC_01717 genome:
- a CDS encoding serine/threonine-protein kinase: MAEAAQTSLAMDVLAVVGPALVLRAATLPLLTRTQRAVREQASADPSAPPRAVPGAVAGELALGVAGGIGLWILMNLDFLPRNYFLLHPVALDEGTFLSEYYGLSLAMSWTLYFVIVVLAAVVWPLMWFRTQRTLLTAGVPARPWISSPEGRFRLGGLVALRVALGLFLPAGLVLAAVACQVVAYVASRKYQTGAGVPVAGAPARAGQAVADTPTVGPGSATAALHVGPLAQPPQPARPPSYVPTRPDVVAGTLPPIAHQQLRPGEPRTIGGYQLLGRIGAGGMGTVYLARREGAATQVALKTIHPELLDNADLLRRFQRETEVLSLVSGAYTARVLDAGVDARRPYLVMELLDGRPLDAHMGEQGPIRTPDALRSLALALAVALSGVHRLGLVHRDLKPANIMLTTAGPRLLDFGIADLVDGTRLTRTGAGPGTLTYMAPEQFGEERVGPAADVWAWACCVVCAAHGTSPFAATSPGAVIRRIVDTGPEPAAMAAVHALTPELAAAVERALINDPAGRPADGAALVDLLTSQGSPHHESAQMDAVREEITRGWRTLHL, encoded by the coding sequence ATGGCGGAAGCTGCGCAGACGTCACTGGCGATGGACGTCCTGGCCGTGGTCGGACCCGCGCTGGTGCTGCGAGCAGCAACGCTACCTCTGCTGACGCGTACTCAGCGGGCCGTGCGGGAACAGGCATCGGCGGACCCGTCCGCGCCGCCGCGGGCTGTCCCGGGAGCGGTCGCGGGAGAGCTGGCCCTGGGAGTGGCCGGTGGCATCGGCCTGTGGATCCTGATGAACCTGGACTTCCTCCCCCGGAACTACTTCCTGCTGCACCCGGTCGCCCTGGACGAGGGGACCTTCCTGTCGGAGTACTACGGCCTCTCCCTGGCGATGTCGTGGACCCTGTACTTCGTCATCGTCGTCCTGGCAGCGGTGGTCTGGCCGCTCATGTGGTTCCGGACGCAGCGCACCCTGCTCACCGCCGGTGTGCCCGCGAGGCCGTGGATCTCGTCACCCGAGGGGCGGTTCCGGCTGGGTGGCCTGGTGGCCCTCCGGGTCGCACTGGGACTGTTCCTGCCGGCGGGTCTGGTGCTGGCGGCCGTCGCGTGCCAGGTCGTCGCGTACGTGGCGAGCCGGAAGTACCAGACCGGGGCCGGGGTTCCAGTGGCTGGCGCTCCGGCCCGCGCAGGGCAGGCCGTCGCCGACACGCCGACGGTGGGGCCCGGGTCCGCGACTGCCGCCCTGCACGTCGGGCCGCTCGCCCAGCCTCCGCAGCCAGCTCGGCCCCCCTCGTACGTGCCGACGCGGCCCGACGTGGTCGCCGGCACCCTGCCGCCCATCGCCCACCAGCAACTCCGCCCGGGCGAGCCGCGGACGATCGGTGGCTACCAGCTGCTCGGCCGCATCGGCGCCGGCGGAATGGGCACGGTCTACCTCGCCCGGCGGGAGGGGGCAGCGACACAGGTCGCGCTGAAGACCATCCACCCCGAACTCCTCGACAACGCCGATCTGTTACGTCGATTCCAGCGCGAGACCGAGGTGCTGTCCTTGGTCTCCGGCGCCTACACGGCCCGCGTCCTCGACGCTGGCGTTGACGCCAGACGACCGTACCTGGTCATGGAGTTGCTGGACGGACGGCCCCTCGACGCACACATGGGGGAGCAGGGGCCGATCCGCACCCCCGACGCGCTGCGGTCGTTGGCGCTCGCACTGGCCGTGGCACTATCCGGAGTCCACCGGCTCGGCCTGGTCCACCGCGACCTCAAGCCCGCCAACATCATGCTAACCACGGCCGGCCCGCGCCTGCTCGACTTCGGCATCGCGGATCTGGTCGACGGCACCAGGCTCACCCGCACCGGCGCCGGACCGGGAACCCTGACGTACATGGCGCCGGAACAGTTCGGTGAGGAGCGCGTCGGTCCGGCCGCCGACGTGTGGGCGTGGGCCTGCTGCGTGGTCTGCGCTGCACACGGCACCAGCCCGTTCGCGGCGACCAGTCCGGGCGCGGTGATCCGCCGGATCGTAGACACCGGCCCCGAGCCGGCCGCGATGGCGGCGGTGCACGCCCTCACCCCGGAGCTCGCGGCCGCCGTTGAACGGGCACTGATCAACGACCCGGCGGGCCGCCCGGCGGACGGCGCGGCCCTAGTGGACCTGCTCACGTCCCAGGGGAGCCCTCATCACGAGTCGGCACAGATGGACGCCGTCCGCGAGGAGATCACCCGAGGCTGGCGCACCCTGCACCTCTGA
- a CDS encoding class I SAM-dependent methyltransferase, giving the protein MARRLRTVQSQTRAALDDAPAGPLKVISLCAGDGRDLLHVLSDHPRRHEVRVRLVELDARNTAAALETARLAKLDQVEVVTGDASLIDQYRGMSPADLVLVCGVFGNITDSDIEHTIGACQARRCHPPAGATGGTRGERGFFRSPLSLLTSPIA; this is encoded by the coding sequence ATGGCACGGAGGCTGCGGACCGTTCAATCGCAGACGCGGGCTGCCCTGGACGATGCCCCGGCCGGCCCGCTGAAGGTGATCAGCCTGTGCGCCGGGGACGGTCGCGACCTCCTCCACGTCCTGTCCGATCATCCGCGCCGCCACGAGGTGCGGGTGCGGCTTGTCGAGTTGGACGCCCGTAACACCGCCGCGGCTTTGGAGACGGCCCGCCTGGCAAAGCTGGACCAGGTCGAGGTGGTGACGGGCGACGCCTCCCTCATCGACCAGTACCGGGGCATGAGCCCCGCGGACCTCGTTCTGGTCTGCGGTGTCTTCGGAAACATCACCGACAGCGACATCGAGCACACCATCGGCGCATGCCAGGCCCGTCGTTGCCATCCCCCGGCGGGTGCAACAGGCGGCACTCGGGGTGAGCGGGGCTTCTTCCGCTCACCCCTTTCGTTGCTCACCTCGCCGATCGCTTAA
- a CDS encoding TIGR02391 family protein, which yields MAPKGMPRPTGDEGHVLLDAVWAYLSEHHRWPTFDEVDRKLYAQGLQFEEVVQQLCPALLLGLAPDLSPLPQGSQELSLTVAGAANCINSSMALGLFLSMVRTAARMEPTWRPADPGVQPRLTRGSQTLLQGHDPKYLPGMKAEYFAAALAVREPCFRGGSINAELLDWSLSFDRTIRPYAAVRQMDEYWGVREKELGPTRVAVDRRPFLKRPTEPPPFPGASPVFPGARHPVVSPPSPMSVTCVLHPLIEEVAAERFEKGFYRDAVRSAFQAIEHRVQTLAGTGEVGERLMGIAFGAKPDPPKLTVTRSTGGSLESEQNGMQFLFKGATGALRNPRMHGPDDKDDRDEAEEMLVFASFLMRRLDIEDDKRKAAAAP from the coding sequence ATGGCGCCGAAGGGAATGCCGCGCCCCACGGGAGACGAAGGCCACGTCCTCCTCGACGCGGTCTGGGCATACCTCAGTGAACACCATCGGTGGCCGACTTTCGACGAAGTCGATCGCAAGCTGTATGCGCAGGGCCTGCAGTTCGAGGAGGTCGTACAGCAGCTGTGCCCCGCCTTGCTGCTCGGACTTGCACCCGACCTCTCGCCGTTGCCGCAGGGCTCGCAGGAGCTGTCGCTGACGGTCGCCGGAGCCGCGAACTGCATCAACTCCTCAATGGCCCTCGGGCTATTCCTCAGCATGGTGCGGACAGCGGCCAGAATGGAGCCGACCTGGCGGCCTGCGGACCCCGGTGTGCAGCCGCGGCTGACGCGTGGAAGCCAGACACTCCTCCAAGGGCACGATCCGAAGTACCTGCCGGGCATGAAGGCCGAGTACTTCGCGGCCGCCCTCGCGGTGCGGGAACCCTGCTTCCGCGGTGGCAGCATCAACGCAGAGTTGCTGGACTGGTCGCTGAGCTTCGACCGGACCATTCGGCCGTACGCCGCTGTGCGCCAGATGGACGAGTACTGGGGCGTCCGCGAGAAGGAGCTCGGACCGACGAGGGTTGCGGTAGACAGGCGGCCCTTCCTCAAGCGGCCCACAGAGCCACCCCCCTTCCCCGGAGCCAGCCCGGTCTTCCCCGGAGCCCGCCACCCCGTCGTCAGCCCGCCCAGCCCCATGTCGGTCACCTGTGTTCTGCATCCGCTGATCGAGGAGGTCGCTGCCGAACGGTTCGAGAAGGGGTTCTACCGAGACGCGGTGAGGAGCGCGTTCCAGGCGATCGAGCACCGCGTGCAGACGCTGGCCGGCACCGGTGAAGTCGGCGAAAGGCTCATGGGCATTGCCTTCGGCGCCAAACCAGACCCCCCGAAACTCACCGTGACCCGGTCCACGGGCGGCTCGCTGGAGAGCGAGCAGAACGGCATGCAGTTCCTCTTCAAGGGCGCAACGGGCGCGCTACGTAACCCTCGGATGCACGGGCCGGACGACAAGGACGACCGCGACGAGGCCGAAGAGATGCTGGTCTTCGCCAGCTTCCTCATGCGCCGTCTCGACATCGAGGACGACAAGCGCAAGGCCGCCGCCGCCCCGTAG
- a CDS encoding IS5 family transposase (programmed frameshift), which translates to MSRGDLTDAQWERLEAVLPPIPKMGRPPRDRRQVFDGIWWRARTGSPWRDLPERYGPWETAYAVFRRWQIDETWARVLKKLQVKADADGIIEWEVSVDSTVCRAHQHAAGARKRGLTIRAGRVRTASRPSRNDHGLGRSRGGLTTKIHLAVDASFHVLAAVITAGQRGDAPAFEQVMDRIRVPRISGGRPRTRPGHVLADRAYSSRQIRSYLRKRGIAHTIPEKRDQAGHRLRRGSAGGRPPGFDREMYKRRHKVECRIGLLKQARGVATRYDKLAVRYESTVQLTLIRQAL; encoded by the exons ATGTCTCGTGGCGATCTGACGGATGCGCAGTGGGAGCGGCTGGAAGCGGTGTTGCCGCCGATACCGAAGATGGGTCGACCTCCGAGGGATCGGCGGCAGGTGTTCGACGGGATCTGGTGGCGGGCCCGGACCGGCTCGCCTTGGAGGGATCTGCCCGAGCGATACGGCCCCTGGGAGACCGCGTATGCGGTGTTCCGACGGTGGCAGATCGACGAAACATGGGCCCGCGTCCTGAAGAAGTTGCAGGTCAAGGCAGATGCGGATGGGATCATCGAGTGGGAGGTCTCGGTCGACTCCACCGTCTGCCGGGCTCACCAGCACGCCGCCGGGGCCCGCAAAAGGGGGCTGACGATCCGGGCCGGACGCGTCCGAACGGCCTCGCGGCCGAGCCGGA ACGACCACGGCCTGGGACGCTCGCGCGGCGGACTGACCACCAAGATTCACCTCGCCGTCGACGCCTCCTTCCACGTCCTCGCTGCCGTCATCACCGCCGGCCAACGAGGCGACGCGCCCGCCTTCGAGCAGGTGATGGACCGAATTCGTGTCCCCCGGATCAGCGGTGGACGCCCCCGCACCCGGCCCGGACATGTGCTTGCCGACCGGGCGTACTCCTCCCGTCAGATTCGCTCCTACCTGCGCAAACGCGGGATCGCGCACACCATCCCGGAGAAGCGAGACCAGGCCGGACACCGACTCCGCCGCGGTTCCGCCGGAGGCCGTCCGCCCGGCTTCGACCGCGAAATGTACAAGCGCAGGCACAAAGTCGAGTGCCGGATCGGCCTTCTGAAGCAGGCGAGAGGCGTTGCGACCAGGTACGACAAGCTCGCCGTCCGCTACGAGTCGACCGTCCAACTCACCCTCATACGGCAGGCGCTGTGA
- a CDS encoding toxin Doc, translating to MELHIDVRWLLDRQERVLGKHLQVRDYSGLVAAVARHRVNTPHLDMADPDAYWRAAALLDTIVLQRPLPARNELYGYAVAVAYIEASGETVDASQAQWIQLIEDIKALRLDTFDIADRLRSWPARRAEP from the coding sequence TTGGAACTGCACATCGACGTCCGGTGGCTCCTCGACCGGCAAGAGCGCGTGCTCGGCAAACACCTGCAGGTCCGCGACTACTCAGGGCTCGTCGCGGCCGTCGCCCGGCATCGCGTCAACACGCCCCACCTGGACATGGCCGACCCCGATGCCTACTGGCGAGCCGCAGCCCTGCTCGACACGATCGTGCTGCAGCGCCCACTGCCCGCCCGGAACGAGCTATACGGGTACGCGGTCGCCGTGGCGTACATCGAGGCCTCCGGCGAGACCGTCGACGCAAGTCAAGCCCAGTGGATTCAACTGATCGAGGACATCAAGGCCCTCCGGCTGGACACCTTCGACATCGCCGATCGCCTGCGGTCCTGGCCAGCGCGCCGAGCCGAGCCGTAA
- a CDS encoding XRE family transcriptional regulator — MQTQRETAAEARAHRDTAQQAIADIARFLQDNFSQRVTAYVAGIEDAKQVGKWCKAQNAPRFDSEVRLRTAYQIFRIIEGAENCHTARAWMIGMNPQLEDDSPLQAIAEDRFKDVMAAARSYLQGDL; from the coding sequence ATGCAGACTCAGCGAGAGACCGCCGCCGAAGCCCGCGCCCACCGCGACACTGCGCAGCAGGCCATCGCAGACATTGCGCGCTTCCTGCAGGACAACTTCAGCCAGCGCGTCACCGCGTACGTCGCCGGCATTGAGGACGCCAAGCAAGTTGGGAAGTGGTGCAAAGCCCAGAACGCTCCGCGCTTCGATTCTGAGGTTCGCCTGCGCACCGCCTACCAGATTTTCAGGATCATCGAAGGCGCCGAGAACTGCCACACCGCCCGGGCCTGGATGATTGGCATGAATCCGCAGCTTGAGGATGACTCGCCCCTGCAGGCTATCGCCGAAGATCGCTTCAAGGACGTGATGGCCGCAGCCCGCTCGTACCTTCAGGGCGATCTCTGA
- a CDS encoding 3'-5' exonuclease: MMNFSTWPALLVVDVEGNGTHPPDLVEVAALPVRDGNLDTSTAGAWLICPPRPVTPYAARVHGLTNEVLAKAPAWREIADQVHGVLGSAWICAHNAHVDYRALTAHLPKWAPAGVIDTLRLAKATYTNMPSYGLDALIEHIQPDLSAAPAYRHRATYDAYATAQLLVAMASRYETWDQLVAAAVPPGMPGAPEEAPTLW, translated from the coding sequence ATGATGAACTTCTCCACCTGGCCCGCACTGCTCGTTGTGGACGTTGAGGGCAACGGCACCCATCCGCCGGACCTGGTGGAAGTCGCCGCGCTGCCTGTTCGTGACGGGAATCTGGACACCAGCACAGCCGGGGCGTGGCTGATCTGCCCGCCCCGCCCTGTCACGCCCTATGCGGCCCGCGTGCACGGCCTGACCAACGAGGTTCTGGCGAAAGCCCCGGCATGGCGGGAGATTGCCGATCAGGTCCACGGCGTCCTGGGCTCAGCGTGGATCTGCGCCCACAACGCGCACGTCGACTACCGCGCGCTGACCGCGCACTTGCCGAAGTGGGCGCCGGCCGGGGTCATTGACACCCTCCGCCTCGCCAAGGCCACGTACACGAACATGCCGTCATACGGACTCGACGCCCTGATCGAGCATATTCAGCCGGACCTCTCAGCAGCCCCCGCGTACAGGCATCGTGCCACCTACGACGCATACGCCACAGCACAGCTCCTCGTCGCGATGGCGAGCCGCTACGAGACCTGGGATCAGCTCGTTGCCGCGGCCGTTCCGCCCGGCATGCCCGGCGCACCAGAAGAGGCACCCACGCTCTGGTGA
- a CDS encoding DNA polymerase Y family protein: MTTSPRTVMRIYFHLPQPDEELYERLLALLEGITPRVQAHHADWSADVDLTGALRYWERDAEGLAAVVRLRALALYGVQSSAGIGSSRMVAAMAAALSPPGSVTVVGNSPYDIAAFLRPQRAAALPGVGPSTARSLSRYGIYSIGDIADTPLTTLQRLLGTAAGRQAHDRSHGRDDRLVVPQAVPRSASAEHRFDVDELNPDQHHRAVLGLVDELGARMRTENSVCCAVTLAVRYADRTHTTRTRTLTEPTAHSRALADIGIALLASLGLQRARVRAISVRAERLQPAETATQQLTLDPTDERTRDLEAAIDRARSRFGYRAAGPASTHGRAN; the protein is encoded by the coding sequence CCACCAGCCCGCGCACCGTGATGCGCATCTACTTCCACCTCCCACAGCCGGACGAGGAGCTGTACGAGAGACTCCTGGCCCTCCTGGAAGGCATCACCCCGCGGGTCCAGGCCCACCATGCGGACTGGTCCGCAGACGTTGATCTCACCGGCGCCCTGCGGTACTGGGAGCGCGATGCCGAAGGGCTCGCTGCGGTGGTTCGGCTGCGCGCGCTCGCGCTGTATGGGGTCCAGTCGAGCGCGGGTATCGGGTCGTCGAGGATGGTCGCGGCTATGGCGGCCGCTCTGTCCCCGCCCGGCTCTGTCACCGTCGTCGGCAACTCCCCGTACGACATCGCCGCGTTCCTGCGACCCCAGCGCGCGGCAGCCCTCCCGGGAGTTGGGCCCTCGACGGCGAGATCCCTGTCCCGGTACGGGATCTACAGCATCGGCGACATCGCGGACACCCCGCTCACCACCCTCCAACGGCTCCTCGGTACCGCCGCCGGCCGACAGGCCCACGACCGTTCCCACGGCCGAGACGACCGCCTCGTCGTCCCACAGGCAGTACCTCGTTCTGCCTCCGCCGAGCACCGCTTCGACGTCGACGAGCTCAACCCCGATCAGCACCACCGGGCAGTCCTGGGCCTCGTAGACGAACTCGGCGCCCGGATGAGGACCGAGAACAGCGTCTGCTGCGCCGTCACGCTGGCCGTCCGCTATGCCGACCGCACACACACCACCCGCACCCGAACCCTGACCGAGCCCACCGCCCACTCCCGCGCGCTCGCGGACATCGGCATCGCCCTCCTCGCATCCCTCGGCCTGCAACGGGCCCGCGTCCGGGCCATCTCCGTACGAGCCGAGCGACTACAGCCCGCCGAGACCGCCACCCAGCAGCTCACCCTCGATCCCACCGACGAACGGACACGCGACCTCGAAGCCGCCATCGACCGCGCTCGATCCCGGTTCGGATACCGCGCAGCTGGACCCGCTAGCACCCACGGACGGGCCAACTGA
- a CDS encoding antitoxin MazE7: protein MADTSVRITTDTRDRLAALAKARGMSLAAYLDDLSHQEEHQALLGRATASFDAALGRPGFIDAFDKAFGGLPEAPAGSQAA from the coding sequence ATGGCTGACACGAGCGTAAGAATCACCACGGACACGAGGGACCGCCTCGCGGCTCTCGCCAAGGCCCGCGGCATGAGCCTCGCCGCCTACCTCGACGACCTCTCCCATCAAGAGGAGCACCAGGCGCTGCTCGGCCGAGCGACCGCCTCGTTCGACGCCGCGCTCGGCCGTCCGGGCTTCATCGACGCCTTCGACAAGGCGTTCGGCGGCCTCCCCGAGGCGCCCGCCGGTAGCCAGGCGGCCTGA
- a CDS encoding tetratricopeptide repeat protein — translation MSGDLIFGVLKDKWALGSFVGVAAVVGGLSAFMYRHSADDLAVSARAGLELRHQLPQEPVLVGRDILSSSLVERLRDVPTPTSGALPGAPAAGQATVIVVHGAAGTGKTALALHAAHRVKEHYPDGQLYVDLRGDADIPRESGEVLGEFLRSLGAAQGDVPRGADDRAALFRSLTNNLRLLVVLDNAHSTEQIQPLLPVGTGCSVLVTSRRALSAGNITRRHRLEVRLPDEDQALEVLSVYAGRERVAADPAAALEIVQFCGRLPLALRIVGGKIGMREDLTLQRMRARLEDERARLHELVYENLSLQACLSLTYRDLPEAARRAVGLMSSLPVGKLTDWHVGWCLPTAAMAGGVSDELVAVGLMEAHGSGALDPGYRFHDLVRVFAREQYEGLPPEERRGAEERLVRAYRDAIVYLATGRAPELGTEASRERRGNLDRESAGPWVAGEVERIQWAIARARRLGMEPEGAEIAEGLSYFLDDVNLSSESAQWLFDEGDEQRARVVRSLRRGRAVAALGNGTPDTAMELFLPGGSPDPAIALTARDRMVVARAYAAKSDYSAALEQMTTAVQELRAENDLWHLLSSLEKLGEFQRWRGQPEKAEESQREALRLAEEFGDRRAQARLRRTLAETLGYLRRPEEAAPLLEQAVHDFRFLNDRVWEGASLYALGKIYRLLGRRQDALEAYDKAEDIFGPMGERLWIGRIDNARIRVYAGMERFDEAWASARAALALFRQLGHDMWFSHTQRDVGWLHLRQGRPGEALSPLTEAIDVTVRAGDAYAEAMARHLRGVAHRELGQLDKARSDLEATLAIYGGGAYEWNEAVVLHDLIRALRADGASDEADGMESSAISTNPVFVRMPGRDGARAIPDED, via the coding sequence ATGTCCGGGGACCTGATTTTCGGTGTCCTGAAGGACAAGTGGGCGCTGGGCAGCTTCGTGGGCGTTGCTGCTGTAGTGGGCGGCCTGTCGGCGTTCATGTACCGCCACTCAGCGGACGATTTGGCCGTGTCGGCCAGGGCGGGGCTGGAACTGCGTCATCAACTCCCACAGGAGCCCGTGCTGGTGGGGCGGGACATCCTGAGCAGCAGTCTCGTCGAGCGACTCCGGGACGTGCCGACCCCCACCAGCGGCGCGCTGCCGGGGGCCCCGGCAGCCGGGCAGGCCACCGTGATCGTTGTGCACGGAGCGGCTGGCACGGGGAAGACGGCTCTCGCTCTGCACGCGGCGCACCGTGTCAAGGAGCATTACCCGGACGGGCAGCTCTACGTCGACCTGCGGGGTGACGCCGACATACCGCGCGAAAGCGGTGAGGTCCTGGGGGAGTTCCTCCGGAGCCTGGGGGCGGCCCAGGGCGATGTCCCTCGCGGGGCGGACGACCGGGCCGCCCTCTTCCGCAGCCTCACGAACAACCTGCGCCTGCTAGTCGTGCTCGACAATGCGCACAGCACCGAACAGATTCAGCCGCTTCTGCCCGTGGGGACCGGCTGCTCGGTGCTTGTGACGAGCAGAAGAGCCTTGTCGGCGGGAAACATCACCAGGCGTCACCGGCTGGAGGTACGGCTCCCCGACGAGGACCAGGCGCTGGAGGTCCTCAGTGTGTACGCGGGCCGGGAGCGCGTCGCTGCTGATCCCGCCGCGGCCTTGGAGATCGTGCAGTTCTGCGGCCGGCTTCCGCTGGCGCTACGCATCGTGGGCGGAAAGATCGGGATGCGTGAGGACCTGACACTCCAGCGGATGCGGGCGCGGCTCGAGGACGAGCGCGCGCGGCTGCACGAGTTGGTCTATGAGAATCTGAGCCTCCAGGCTTGTCTATCCCTCACATACCGGGATCTGCCGGAGGCGGCCCGGCGGGCGGTCGGGCTGATGTCCTCCCTGCCCGTTGGAAAGCTGACGGACTGGCATGTCGGGTGGTGCCTGCCGACCGCGGCCATGGCCGGAGGCGTCTCCGACGAACTCGTCGCTGTGGGCCTGATGGAGGCGCACGGGAGTGGCGCCTTGGATCCCGGCTACCGCTTTCACGACCTGGTGCGCGTCTTCGCGAGAGAGCAGTACGAAGGTCTACCACCGGAGGAGCGCCGTGGCGCCGAGGAGCGCCTGGTACGGGCCTACCGGGATGCCATCGTGTACCTGGCCACGGGGCGTGCCCCGGAACTGGGAACGGAGGCGTCGCGAGAGCGCCGGGGAAACCTGGACCGCGAGTCGGCGGGGCCCTGGGTGGCCGGGGAGGTCGAGCGTATCCAGTGGGCAATCGCCCGCGCCCGACGCCTGGGCATGGAGCCCGAGGGCGCCGAGATCGCCGAGGGCCTGTCGTACTTCCTCGACGACGTGAACCTGTCGTCGGAGTCCGCCCAGTGGCTCTTCGACGAGGGGGACGAGCAGCGGGCTCGGGTGGTCCGGAGCCTGCGGCGCGGACGCGCCGTGGCCGCCCTGGGAAACGGGACACCGGACACGGCCATGGAACTGTTCCTGCCGGGCGGATCTCCCGATCCCGCCATTGCGCTGACGGCACGGGACCGGATGGTTGTGGCGCGTGCCTACGCGGCCAAGAGCGACTATTCGGCGGCGCTGGAGCAGATGACCACAGCCGTGCAGGAGCTGCGCGCGGAGAACGACTTGTGGCATCTGCTGTCCTCGCTGGAGAAGCTGGGCGAGTTCCAGAGGTGGCGCGGTCAGCCCGAGAAGGCGGAGGAGAGTCAGCGGGAGGCGCTGCGGCTTGCCGAGGAGTTCGGGGACAGGAGGGCACAGGCGCGACTTCGGCGCACCCTGGCTGAGACGCTCGGGTACTTGCGCAGGCCCGAGGAGGCTGCGCCGCTCCTGGAGCAAGCCGTCCACGACTTCAGGTTCCTGAACGACAGGGTCTGGGAAGGCGCGAGCCTCTACGCGTTGGGCAAGATTTACCGGCTGCTCGGCCGCCGCCAGGACGCCCTGGAGGCCTATGACAAGGCCGAGGACATCTTCGGTCCTATGGGCGAGCGGCTATGGATCGGCCGAATCGACAACGCGCGGATCCGCGTGTACGCCGGCATGGAACGGTTCGACGAAGCCTGGGCTTCGGCCCGGGCGGCCCTCGCCCTGTTCCGGCAGCTCGGGCACGATATGTGGTTCAGCCACACCCAGCGAGACGTCGGCTGGCTGCACCTGCGACAGGGCCGCCCGGGCGAGGCGCTGTCTCCCCTCACCGAGGCGATCGACGTGACTGTGCGGGCTGGCGACGCGTATGCAGAGGCCATGGCCAGACACCTGCGGGGCGTTGCCCACCGCGAATTGGGACAGCTGGACAAGGCGCGCAGCGACCTGGAGGCGACGCTGGCCATCTACGGGGGCGGGGCGTACGAGTGGAACGAGGCGGTGGTCCTGCACGACCTGATCCGTGCACTGCGCGCCGATGGAGCATCCGATGAGGCCGACGGCATGGAGTCCTCGGCAATCTCGACCAACCCGGTTTTTGTCCGGATGCCTGGGCGGGACGGCGCTCGGGCGATCCCGGATGAGGACTGA